A single window of Dermacentor albipictus isolate Rhodes 1998 colony chromosome 1, USDA_Dalb.pri_finalv2, whole genome shotgun sequence DNA harbors:
- the LOC135904141 gene encoding vasopressin V1a receptor-like yields the protein MPDSIPQAPSHAAIAEVLTNTSSSLSFHQTSQNGRGDASPESVLGPQYHSQVRITVIIIMIAFSVTGNSVVCWRLLRNHRRRRYQKAHVLFLNLALADLLVTTVTMASQMVWEVMGRVWIAGDAFCRVFKVLQTFALASSTYMIVSIALDRHFAIVHPLARCPAPWRLAAAAWIASLIPSLPNLYVFRVVEATTGVRYCASLFYARKTASTLPRQLYMTFVFLAVFVLPLVLLVGLYGRILMEIWHQSLAFRKRHQTASSLPMAKVKTVKLTAAVFAAFLVTNVPYMVQEMVLAFGGADVSLDRNLVALFGVISASNSAINPYIFLCFQKGNAKRKRFAMAFRRDVVAESELGNGRSSFGGGTKHYVTSVRNHSTVFTVSTKETNGKISPELRTDFSAL from the exons ATGCCCGACAGCATCCCACAGGCCCCCAGCCATGCCGCCATAGCGGAGGTCCTCACCAACACCTCTTCCAGCCTCTCCTTTCACCAGACCAGCCAAAATGGACGTGGCGATGCCAGCCCGGAGTCAGTCCTCGGGCCGCAGTACCATAGCCAAGTCcgcatcaccgtcatcatcatcatgattgcATTCTCGGTCACGGGTAACAGTGTCGTCTGCTGGCGCCTATTGCGCAACCACCGTCGGCGTCGCTACCAGAAGGCCCACGTCCTCTTCCTGAACCTCGCCTTGGCCGACCTTCTGGTCACCACAGTGACGATGGCTTCGCAGATGGTCTGGGAGGTCATGGGTCGCGTCTGGATCGCCGGCGACGCTTTCTGCCGTGTCTTCAAGGTCCTGCAGACGTTCGCACTCGCTTCCTCCACGTACATGATTGTGAGCATAGCGCTGGACAGGCACTTCGCGATCGTGCACCCTCTCGCCAGGTGCCCTGCGCCATGGCGCCTGGCGGCGGCCGCCTGGATCGCGTCGCTGATCCCATCACTGCCCAACCTGTACGTGTTCCGTGTGGTGGAGGCCACCACGGGCGTTCGATACTGTGCCTCACTGTTCTATGCGCGCAAGACTGCCTCGACACTGCCTCGACAACTATACATGACATTCGTGTTCCTGGCCGTGTTTGTGCTCCCTCTAGTGCTCCTGGTTGGCCTATATGGTCGCATCCTCATGGAGATCTGGCACCAGAGCTTGGCCTTCAGGAAGCGACACCAGACGGCTTCGTCCTTGCCAATGGCAAAG GTGAAGACCGTCAAGTTGACGGCGGCAGTCTTCGCGGCGTTTCTGGTGACTAACGTTCCCTACATGGTCCAGGAGATGGTGTTGGCCTTCGGAGGCGCGGACGTCTCTCTGGACCGAAACCTGGTGGCTCTCTTCGGAGTCATCTCTGCCTCGAACAGCGCCATCAACCCATACATCTTCCTGTGCTTCCAGAAGGGCAACGCAAAACGGAAGCGTTTCGCGATGGCCTTCCGTAGAGACGTCGTCGCTGAGAGCGAACTCGGGAACGGTCGCTCGAGCTTCGGTGGTGGCACCAAGCACTACGTGACCTCGGTCAGGAATCACTCGACCGTGTTTACTGTGTCCACAAAGGAGACGAACGGAAAGATATCTCCAGAGTTACGCACGGACTTCAGCGCTTTATGA